Part of the Niallia alba genome is shown below.
CAATGTCCTTTTTTGGTTTTAACGTTAAACGTTGAAAGGATTTCCTTTTTTGTTTTGTTGTCATTTTTTCACCTTCTAAAATGTATGAAAAATTTGATGTTTAATAACAAAACAGTTCCTTTTTATGTATTAGACAAACCTTAATACGGCGACAAATGCATGCGTTTATCTTTGTTATTACATTTTCAATGTTAAATACCCATAAATAGGATGATTAAGAGGGAGAAACTCTTAAAACTTTGGGATAATATCCGAAAAATGGGAAAAATATTAGTCCTTTCAGGAAATACAATCATCTTATTTTATAAAGGTAGGGGTGTAAAAGAAATTGAAGTTGAGAAAAGAAAAAATGAAAAGTTATAAGAGCTATTGCTGTCAACGAGAAATAGAAGAAATGATGGGGATATGGAAAAGGGGTTATTATCGAAAAAATGGAGCTATACGTCAAAAATAATTTAGATTTAAATTTCCCAAAAATCATTGAATAAAAAATTCTCCATAAAGCAAAATAAAAGAGTAAAAAAAATTCAAGGAGGAAATTATCATGACAGTAATAAATGACGTTAAAACAGCTCTAGCAGGATTGAAAAGTGCTCAAGCTAGCTTTGAAACATTTGCTCTTAGTACAGATAATCAACAAGCTAAGCAACTTTACCAAGATGCAGCTAAGCAAACCCAATCCGTTGTAGACAGCATTGAACCACGTGTTCAACAAATCGAACAAGAAGAACCTCAATACAAACAACAGTAATTAGTAAGGCGAAAAAAGGTTGGCCTCTTAACCAACCTTTTTTCAGCTGTTCAAATAATGAAAAAAAATGGAGGTGTTTTTTTGAAAGATAAAATAACCACATTGAAAAACCTACTTTTTATTATAATGGTCATTGGTTTCGCATCAGGATGTAATGGTAATCAAAATGAATTTACTCAAGGTAATAGTACTTTTGGTATTTCACAAGTACATACAAGTAAGCCAATTGATCAATCCGTTGCCAATCATGCGAAAGAAAAGATAATTGCCAAGGAAGATATTACAGACGTAAAAGCTGTGAATACTGATAAAGAGCTTATGGCAGCGATTAAAGTTGAGAATTTTGATCGATTTCGATTAAAGAGTATCGAGAAGTCAGTAAAATCCGACTTAGAAAAAAAGTATCCCGACTATAAAGTTTTTGTTTCGACTGATAAAAAAATATTCTGGGAGCTTGAAAAGGTCGAGCAAAGACTGAAAAAAAACGATATGAATAAGAAGAACTTAAAAAATGATTTGAACAAACTGAAAAGTCTTATGAAGGAACAAACCTAAAGAGGAAGGATCGAGTTATGTCTAACAATCAAAAGAAACAACTTACTCCTGTGCAACAGGAATATCAAAAATTGCAAAAACAACGAGAGATCAAAAGACCGGTTGTTAAAAATTGTATTAAGGCCTTTTTAACCGGTGGACTTATTTGTTTGATTGGTCAGCTTATTTCAGACTTTTACATTTATTATTTCGATTTTACTGAGCAAACGGCCGGAAATCCGACGGTGGGTACGTTAATTTTTATTACAATGCTTCTTACTGGTTTTGGCGTATATGATCGAATGGCCCAATTTGGTGGGGCTGGAACAGCTGTACCTGTAACAGGTTTTGGCAATGCGGTCATATCACCTGCCATTGAACATCGAACCGAAGGATTTGTACTGGGCGTAGGCGGCAATATGTTTAAACTAGCCGGTTCTGTCATTTTATTTGGTGTGTTTTCTGCTTTTATCATTGCCTTAATTAAAACAATTTTAATCAGATGGGGTGGTTTATAATGCTAGCAGGTCATCGTACATGGATCTTCGAACAAAAGCCTGTCATTATCTCCACTGGAACCGTTGGTGGACCATTTGAAGCCAATGGTGCTATCCCAGATGATTTCGATACTCTTCATGCTGATTTATGGCTTGGGCAGGATTCCTATGAGAAAGCACATAAAATCCTTTTTGAAGAGGCTTGCCAAAAAGCCATGGAAAAAGGGGGCATACAAAAGGATCAAGTTCAATTTATCCTAGCTGGGGACTTAATCAATCAAATCACCCCAACAAGTTTCGCTAGCAGAACGATTGGAGCTCCTTATTTTGGCTTATTCGGTGCTTGCTCTACCTCGATGGAAGGACTGGCTCTAGGTGCTTATATTGTAAATACAAAAGGAGCGAAATATTTGTTAACAGGAGCTTCCAGTCATGATACAGCTGTTGAAAAACAATTTCGGTATCCAACTGAGTATGGTGGACAAAAGCCACCTACGGCACAATGGACGGTTACTGGTGCAGGTGCAGCCCTATTAAGTGATTCTGGGGAAGGACCTCATGTCACATCTGCCACAATTGGTCGTGTAATCGATATGGGATTGACAGATCCATTTAACATGGGAGGAGCTATGGCGCCAGCTGCGGTTGATACCATTGAAGCCCATTTAAAGGAACGAAATGTTGAGCCATCTTATTACGATTTAATTGTAACCGGTGACCTTGGCCAAATCGGACAGGAAGTGTCCATGGATCTATTTAAAAAGCATGGAACTCCTATTAGTGAAGAACAATACCAGGATTGTGGCCTTATGATTTATCGGGAAGGACAACCCGTTCTTGCAGGAGCAAGCGGTGCAGGCTGTTCAGCAACGGTAGTTTATGGGCATTTATTAAACCGCATGAAAAAAGGTGAATTTAAACGAATGTTAGTTGTGGCTACAGGTGCTTTGCTTTCACCGTTGTCCTTTCAGCAAAATGAAACAATTCCTTGTATCGCCCATGCAGTGTCAATTGAATACGGAGGTGAACAATTAACATGATCTATTTTTGGGCTTTTGTCGTAGGCGGTTTAATTTGTATCATTGGGCAAATTATGTTTGATGTATTTAAATTGACACCAGGTCATACCTTAAGTGCTCTTGTAGTGATTGGGGCTCTTTTAGATGGATTTGGACTATACGAGCCTTTGATTGATTTTGCTGGGGCAGGGGCTACCGTTCCGATTACAAGTTTTGGGAATTCGCTTGTTCATGGTGCGATGCAGGAAGCAGAAAAACATGGGTTAGTTGGTGTACTGACAGGAATGTTTGAAGTAACTAGTTCTGGTATTTCAGCTGCCATTGTTTTCGGCATGATAGGAGCTTTAATTTTTAAGCCAAAAGGATAAGGAGAATTAGGATGACAGTAGGATCAGATGTTAAACAGTGTTTTGCCAGTCTAAAAGGGGTAGAAGCAAGTCTCTCAAGTTTAGCATTACGGACTCTTGATGATGAATCGAAGCGAACTTTGCATGAGGCTATGATGGTAGTACACGAAGTAACAAAAGATTTAAAAAAAAGAGTAGGAGAACTAGAAGGAGAGGAACTTCAGTACAAAGGTTTCTAGAAAAACTATATTTACAGGGGGTGTAAGCAGTGCCTGAATGGTTAGATATAGCTGTACGCTCAGCATTATTTGTTGCTGTTTTATTTTTCATTACAAAATGGTTAGGGAAAAAGCAAATTTCAGAACTATCTTTCTTTGAATATGTCACCGGTATGTCTATTGGAAGTATTGGTGCAGAAGTGGCTACGGGACTTGAACGGAAGATTTTTCACGGAATTATTGGAATTGTCATTTTTGCGGCTATTCCCTTTTTCACTGGTTTAATTTCCTTAAAAAGTAAAGGTTTTCGCAATTTTATAGAAGGAAAAGCAACTGTATTTATCAAAGATGGGAAGATTATGGAAGATAATTTAAAAAAGGAAAGATATACGACAGATGAACTGTTAGAGCTACTTCGCAGGAAGGATGTCTTTCAAGTCTCTGATGTAGAATTTGCTGTTTTAGAGGCAACAGGTGATTTATCTGTGATGCTAAAGAAAGAAAATCAACCTTTAACAGCAAAGGATATAAACTTGAAGGTTGCTTCAATCAAGGAGCCTCAGACCATTATTATGGATGGTACAATAATGGATGAACCACTAGCCACGATTGGACGAAGTCGGGCTTGGCTACAAACTGAATTAGAAAAACTAGGGGTAACGATTGAAAATGTATTTCTGGGACAGGTTAATTCTTACGGAGAGTTAACGATTGATCTGTTTGACGATAAATTACAAGTCGCCCCCCCACAAGAAAGACCCTTAATTCTTTCAACCTTGAAAAAATGTCAAGCAGACTTAGAACTATTTGCTCTTGGAACGGAATCAAAAGACGCCAAACAAATGTATAGGTTAAACAGTGAAAAATTACAAGAAGCCATTGATAAAGTGACCCCTATTTTAAAAGGATAAGGATTTAGCTTAGATTCATACATGACGAAAAAAAGATACCATTTTTAATTGAAATAAGTTTAAAAACCTTAGTCCAATTTCGGACTAAGGTGAATTTTTTTACGAGGTGTTAGAAGTGTCTATTTTTTTAGTTAAAGTTATTTTTATCTATATTGTGTTTATTGTAGCAGTAAATATTTTAGGGAAATCAGCTCTATCCCAACTTACCCCTCATGATTTTGGAGCGATTCTTTTTTATCTTAATCGAAATTTAAAGGAAAGTAGATATCCTTTACCTGAGCTGTTGTCTAATTTAAGAACAACAGGATATCCGGATATTCACGATAATGAATATGCGATTTTGGAAGCAACAGGTGAAATTAGCATTTTTCCAAGAAAAGAATTAGTTCCTATTACTCCAAAAGATTTACATATGAAAGTGGAATACCGCGGATTACCCATAGTCGTTGTCATTGAAGGGAAAGTGCAAAAGCGTAAATTAAAATTTATCAACAAAAATGAAAAGTGGTTAAAGGAAGAACTAAAGGCAAAGTGATATCTTCAAATCAAAGATTTTTTTTATGCTGCTGTTAGAGATACCGATCATTCATTAAACATTAACAAAAAAGATGTTAACGACTAATTTTAAGACGATTTCCTCCCAATATAAATTAATGTTTTCTCTTATTTACTCCTTATTGCATTTACCAATTTCATTTTCCAAATTTATAAAAAATTATACCTATATTTAGGAATTTACCAGATGGTAATTTTCAAAATCACTAAGTCTCTAGTTAGGACAGTGCCCAGATCATTAAGCCTTTCTTGATGTCAGAACTTTCCCAACCTTAATTCTCTTTTTTTCGTTCTTAATATCTTATACAAGTTCTTATAAAGGTAGTCCATAATATATAACAGACAATCCCTTCATATTCCATACGTATACTGGTTACATAGTTTGTACATGATAAGAGAAACAGAAGGAGGGATTCCAGTTGGAGTGGATTTTTTATCTATACCTGTTAAATACGTTCTTTATCTTATTCATAGCAATTTGGGAAGTTCGTCGGCCTGCCAAGGCTTTGAATTGGATAATAATCGTCCTTTTTTTACCTGTCATTGGTTTCTGGCTATATCTTAGCATATCAAACCCTAAGTTTATTCATCGAAAAAGATTGACCTGTTCTAAAAATGAATCTAACAAATTACCTGAGACATTCGGTGCTTCAGCATCGGTAATTACCAATGCTTTACGGCATTTCACTGTGAATGGGCTTCGAATGGGCCAAGTCCAAGTGTTTAACAATGGGATAGCAAAATATGAACAACTTATCGAATCCCTACAAAAAGCCCAAGAAACCATTGATCTGGAATATTTCATCTATCGGAACGACCAAATTGGTAATCGAATCACAGAACTGCTAATCGAAAAAGCATTAAATGGAGTGCAGGTTCGTTTTATGAGAGATAGCTTGGGGAGTTATAAATTCCCGCGTGAAAAAATCCGGCAGATGGTTGAAGCAGGGATAGAATGCAGGACAATATTTCCTCTGCGATTTCCCTGGATTTTGTCCAATTGGAATTATCGGGATCATTGTAAGATTGTGACGATTGACAGAAAGGAATCCTTTACTGGCGGTATGAACGTTGGGTATGAATATACAGGATTAAAGCCAGACGTAGGATTTTGGAGGGACACTCATTTGCAAATTATAGGGGAAGCAACAGGCGACTTGCAGACTATCTTCGACGTTCATTGGAATATCGCTGTACCAGAACGGATAAAGTCAAAAACAAAATCTGAGGCAACGAAAAAGGCCACTAAAATCCCAAAATATAAATCAAAGGAAATCAATCCAACCGGCAGCATAGATCTTTCAAGATGGCCTGCCGAATTCGGATCTGAGTTATGGCCTATAGAAGGTAAAACAGACAATACCCAAACAAAGACAGGAGAATTGCAAAAAGCGTACATCCATACGTTGGAAGGAAACCCTGGAATTCCTACCCCAGTTATTCGTCAAGCTTACTTTATATGTATAACACAGGCGACCAAGACTATTGATATAACAACTCCCTATTTTGTACCAGAAACGGATATTATCATGGCATTAAAGACAGCAGTAACTCGTGGTGTCCGTGTAAGATTGCTGGTTCCTCGCCACAATAATCAAAAAATCGTGGGTCTTGCAAGCCGTACTTATTACGGAGAACTTATAGAAGCTGGAGTTCAAATCTACCAGTACGACAAAGGAATGATACATGCGAAGGTGTTGACCATCGATGAGGAGATTGCTGCCGTAGGCTCAGCAAACTATGATATGAGAAGTTTTCGCCTGAATTATGAGGTGTGTCAAGTCGTGTACAGTGCTGATGTGGCAAGGGAACTCACAGAGCAGTTCGAGAGGGATCTTACTGATTCTGTACCATTAAGAATTGAAGACTTGTTGCAACGATCCCTGACCGAGCGCATTGTTGAACAGGGTGCTCGCGTGCTTTCTCCATTATTATAAGTTGATGTATCCTGTTTTTATTGTTCTATCTTAAATCTAGATTTAACTTTGTTTTTAATATATTTCTGACTTATTTGAAAAAGAACTTCCAACATGGGTTTTTTCTTATTTACGATGGAAATTCATTACTAAAAAACGGTAATACTAAAAAGGCAGCTCAAAGAGTTTGAATTCAAAAATATCTGTTACCTTTTCATTTAAATATAGAGGTGATATCAATAGATAATATATTTGAAAATCTTAAGGAAATACGTTTATTAGAAGATAAGCTCTATCATTTAGAATTAAATAGTTGGCTAAAAAATGAGTTTTTAACTTGGGAATGGTGGATACTAGTCGTTTTTTTAGTTGTGCCTTGGGTTATATGGGCTAAACTTGTTAAACGAGACATTATTTTAGAAATTTTGTTATTTGGTACCATAATTATCTTGACAACAACCTTATTAGATGTAGTTGGTGCACAGTACAGTTTTTGGGATTACCCCATTGCATTCCTACCTTTTATTCCCAGGGCCTTTCCTTTTGATTTTTCAATGGTACCTGTAGCTTACATGTTGTTATATCAATATTTTAGAACATGGAAATCTTTTATTTTAGCCCAGATCATTATGGCACTAACATATGCCTATATAGGTGAACCCTTTTGCGAGTGGGTCAAACTTGTTAATTATTTAGAGTGGAGATACAGATATTCATTCATATATTACATCATTGTTGGAATTGTAACTCGAGCTTTAATACTAAAACTAGCCTCTTTATCTAAACCTCAAGATCTTACAACTAAGTAAAATTTAAATTGGAGGAAAAAACTTTGGAAGAAGTTAATATTGGTTTACTGACGATCAAAGTCATCGTTGGTTTTGCCACTTTATTTTTTATCATTATCATAACAGGCAGAACATCCATCTATCAGTTAACCCCGTTTCACTTAGTTTTTGTGTTAGTACTTGGAGATTTTTTAGGAAATACCATTTATGAAGATAAGGTAGGGATTTTTCATTTTTTATATGCCATCGGATTGTGGACGTTTCTTATGTTGGGAATAGAGTTTATGACTCTAAAAAATAAATCGACACGTTCTCTCTTATTAGGCAATCCTAACATCATCATTCGAGATGGTGTTATGGACAGAAAGTTACTTACAAAGAACAAATTGGATGTAAATCAAGTATTGAGTATACTCCGTCAAAATAATGTCTTTTCAGTTCGCGAAGTCAAATACGGTATATTGGAAGCTAATGGGCAAATAAGTTTATTATTAAAATCCAAGTATCAAAAACCAGACAAGCAAGATCTCAATCTTCCAGAAAGTCCAGTAGACCTCCCAACATCGTTAATTATAGATGGGGAAATTTTATGGGATAATTTACATGAACTCGGATTTGATCAACAGTGGTTAGATAACCAATTAACTACCAATGGATATGATAATGTAAAGCGTATACTTTACGCAGATTGGCGAGAGAGTGAAGGCATACATGTAAGTCCTAAATAAAATTTGTTAGGATAAGAGCACATCAATTTTCTTGGTGAATATAAACTTTAGTCTTCAACAATCAGGCGCTTTAATGAAGTAACTAAAGCCTAATTTTTCACTTATAACACCGAGAAATTAGACTTTTTATATTTTGGTTTCCTTAACGTTGTAAATCCGCATTTTCCTGACGCTACCCCTAAATGGAGCCCTTTAGCACCATTACAATATGAGACAAATGAAAACGGAGTGGTACCAGGAAAAAGGTGGGAAGATGGGAGCGGTGAATATACTCCCAGTATGGATACAAGAATTTTTCAGTTGAGAATAACAGGGCTAACAGACAATTTAATAGATGACTTAATAAGTAGAGAACGGTTTACTTATAGCAGAGAAGACTATGTGCAAATAAAGCATTCTGATTTTGATCTGTTAATAGTGCATGAGGATCCGGAATTTAGTTTGAAAGAAGTATTTGCTTCTAGAGGAAATATCGTCATGTATGTACGGTATTGGGGATATGCAGATGTAAATACTTTAATAGAAAATGTAGACGGGAAAATAGCTTTGATGCTTGATTAATTAAAAATAAGGAGAATGCAAAATGAATAGGTGATTTTCTAACGAAATTACATAGTATTCATTTATTAGAATTAGAGGGAACAAATCTAACAACCATCCACACATTAACGTATTGGAAAGACTTATACGGTAACATTAA
Proteins encoded:
- a CDS encoding phospholipase D-like domain-containing protein, translating into MEWIFYLYLLNTFFILFIAIWEVRRPAKALNWIIIVLFLPVIGFWLYLSISNPKFIHRKRLTCSKNESNKLPETFGASASVITNALRHFTVNGLRMGQVQVFNNGIAKYEQLIESLQKAQETIDLEYFIYRNDQIGNRITELLIEKALNGVQVRFMRDSLGSYKFPREKIRQMVEAGIECRTIFPLRFPWILSNWNYRDHCKIVTIDRKESFTGGMNVGYEYTGLKPDVGFWRDTHLQIIGEATGDLQTIFDVHWNIAVPERIKSKTKSEATKKATKIPKYKSKEINPTGSIDLSRWPAEFGSELWPIEGKTDNTQTKTGELQKAYIHTLEGNPGIPTPVIRQAYFICITQATKTIDITTPYFVPETDIIMALKTAVTRGVRVRLLVPRHNNQKIVGLASRTYYGELIEAGVQIYQYDKGMIHAKVLTIDEEIAAVGSANYDMRSFRLNYEVCQVVYSADVARELTEQFERDLTDSVPLRIEDLLQRSLTERIVEQGARVLSPLL
- a CDS encoding CBO0543 family protein, giving the protein MISIDNIFENLKEIRLLEDKLYHLELNSWLKNEFLTWEWWILVVFLVVPWVIWAKLVKRDIILEILLFGTIIILTTTLLDVVGAQYSFWDYPIAFLPFIPRAFPFDFSMVPVAYMLLYQYFRTWKSFILAQIIMALTYAYIGEPFCEWVKLVNYLEWRYRYSFIYYIIVGIVTRALILKLASLSKPQDLTTK
- the spoVAE gene encoding stage V sporulation protein AE — protein: MIYFWAFVVGGLICIIGQIMFDVFKLTPGHTLSALVVIGALLDGFGLYEPLIDFAGAGATVPITSFGNSLVHGAMQEAEKHGLVGVLTGMFEVTSSGISAAIVFGMIGALIFKPKG
- a CDS encoding DUF1657 domain-containing protein; protein product: MTVINDVKTALAGLKSAQASFETFALSTDNQQAKQLYQDAAKQTQSVVDSIEPRVQQIEQEEPQYKQQ
- the spoVAD gene encoding stage V sporulation protein AD — encoded protein: MLAGHRTWIFEQKPVIISTGTVGGPFEANGAIPDDFDTLHADLWLGQDSYEKAHKILFEEACQKAMEKGGIQKDQVQFILAGDLINQITPTSFASRTIGAPYFGLFGACSTSMEGLALGAYIVNTKGAKYLLTGASSHDTAVEKQFRYPTEYGGQKPPTAQWTVTGAGAALLSDSGEGPHVTSATIGRVIDMGLTDPFNMGGAMAPAAVDTIEAHLKERNVEPSYYDLIVTGDLGQIGQEVSMDLFKKHGTPISEEQYQDCGLMIYREGQPVLAGASGAGCSATVVYGHLLNRMKKGEFKRMLVVATGALLSPLSFQQNETIPCIAHAVSIEYGGEQLT
- a CDS encoding YhcN/YlaJ family sporulation lipoprotein; translation: MKDKITTLKNLLFIIMVIGFASGCNGNQNEFTQGNSTFGISQVHTSKPIDQSVANHAKEKIIAKEDITDVKAVNTDKELMAAIKVENFDRFRLKSIEKSVKSDLEKKYPDYKVFVSTDKKIFWELEKVEQRLKKNDMNKKNLKNDLNKLKSLMKEQT
- a CDS encoding DUF421 domain-containing protein; amino-acid sequence: MPEWLDIAVRSALFVAVLFFITKWLGKKQISELSFFEYVTGMSIGSIGAEVATGLERKIFHGIIGIVIFAAIPFFTGLISLKSKGFRNFIEGKATVFIKDGKIMEDNLKKERYTTDELLELLRRKDVFQVSDVEFAVLEATGDLSVMLKKENQPLTAKDINLKVASIKEPQTIIMDGTIMDEPLATIGRSRAWLQTELEKLGVTIENVFLGQVNSYGELTIDLFDDKLQVAPPQERPLILSTLKKCQADLELFALGTESKDAKQMYRLNSEKLQEAIDKVTPILKG
- the spoVAC gene encoding stage V sporulation protein AC, producing MSNNQKKQLTPVQQEYQKLQKQREIKRPVVKNCIKAFLTGGLICLIGQLISDFYIYYFDFTEQTAGNPTVGTLIFITMLLTGFGVYDRMAQFGGAGTAVPVTGFGNAVISPAIEHRTEGFVLGVGGNMFKLAGSVILFGVFSAFIIALIKTILIRWGGL
- a CDS encoding DUF1657 domain-containing protein, with translation MTVGSDVKQCFASLKGVEASLSSLALRTLDDESKRTLHEAMMVVHEVTKDLKKRVGELEGEELQYKGF
- a CDS encoding DUF421 domain-containing protein produces the protein MEEVNIGLLTIKVIVGFATLFFIIIITGRTSIYQLTPFHLVFVLVLGDFLGNTIYEDKVGIFHFLYAIGLWTFLMLGIEFMTLKNKSTRSLLLGNPNIIIRDGVMDRKLLTKNKLDVNQVLSILRQNNVFSVREVKYGILEANGQISLLLKSKYQKPDKQDLNLPESPVDLPTSLIIDGEILWDNLHELGFDQQWLDNQLTTNGYDNVKRILYADWRESEGIHVSPK